Proteins from one Diprion similis isolate iyDipSimi1 chromosome 3, iyDipSimi1.1, whole genome shotgun sequence genomic window:
- the LOC124404588 gene encoding small subunit processome component 20 homolog yields the protein MKNKPTRHKESNTFKFKPFSERIADIDVDVFHRVSHRNEAESDEVETHFYQCLHKWSVLNLTENYTNLKKELRGIVTLPQLLNSKEHVIDALLRYLRLKDTLCLQPILELVIAAARDLQKEFYEYFPQFLTVIIDLLHTNDAEQLEYTFTALAYLFKFLWRYLIKNVDAVFDLLLPLLAESKPTYINNFAAESFAFVVRKVKDKNAFLKLLINALEKRPDGVSGCGKLLFQVIQGTTGQFHSCAEQMLTLYIGSLENESINKQILYGILQQVVQCLVNSIHPQKSENFWNVSLRLADLFLENYEKLGEHTDELKTEKENALFLLYTLLLEVVNHKDGRMLVHPNLLINQLVKALDFFENKETTVGGDKVITKALAKLSGSVLLAQNVKLTQENSNKLVLKILAISDAEILLSVVEQLISYSSFETLVLPHFMTYSFQTGFDSNILRLFSKIIVVKSPLCLNGTKLKEWTRYNLNIRNIPGESLNYMQNKLAGLNNNAPSEDSLRMLIILPHLSPVPKICEETLLEATKNIYRKLKTFVDGNSDLKLDLLSFTFLLAIESVAHILKPNEFYNYIINHDINLSELIDKYSTMRSILCAVDLCLSHIVNSEVENDLINVDLFNSLNESLAPLLGSPYHKDRLVIAHIYSLFSNVKDIFATNDQGDKNFLALPYLAEAEPSTVHSYRDKLLPLQGLAFESILLSKFDSKYLKFPIYCLFGNLYVNFSLLWDPIMKLIASYAHKQCDAFWPIFISKLTSVKIPDESKTTSLPTFDCDITSMLLFQVFGNDDKPDYNNYSLLLWKCMALFPDFCEMKNRDLTGIFIDFVESNFFKSNSEDAKSWSIKKHEGDNELANQIVQENEDDDDIDHEKATKNDLATNKISFDGKHKIKLLLAQMEIFSKVKNPRTLYREADMYKIYLELLASKNSEVQKSALNCLFTYKHKYLVPYKEHLYNLIDEKSLKNELALFNIDKESNMIQDDHREGLLPILMRIIYAKMVMRTGMRTGGKAGGLVRRTIVLRFLAGTQEDEMMIFISMAFKLFHKYVPIASEEEFNLNEMVRDVVNNLDLSNIIPPKRLQSSVNLLAIVIEQFGGKMSSKLLPRLLGILICILAQVTGISQRSDDVHPGYMSSIRNLRSSCLNILSRFFSHYESYEWTEYEIDALFAVAVFPWLEKLPIEGIHSPTALLKLFIAWSQNPRYYPLFAKHFENNLALTPLPYVIQLLLGPKTHGSVINAIMEMIEKMLTLQDYGIIDNNVNQMDVDKKFFPIILTNNILEINQGSTRCPTDNINYGSALLLPHVPNILEYIKKKLNKSNKGVNRIELVVLSRVSEFVEDSETCDTLLTLLLPILVKKATTGASEEIVIQLVSTIFNLMKIVEHPEKHLRLIVPLTGAITAVSARKSLMRLYNIISEGSSERHRDLMIRNCKLLVDLNAWDSKWIDQPDFDKRLEAFKEVNTLLEENALTLEFGAAIIYNCFFFLKTEKDLALRDLSGQCLKTIAPKLVRKYKDRHLEKHYLIDETILSIVRMGIRDKNEIVRNQSIALLGQLAMECSDVHPVLRDLHPLSNKADPEVDVFENLQHLQLHRKARALLKFCSVAKTWNRSPNPKTLTQFILPLASSYLCSESFVNKNSIVDAAIETVGTVCRLLPWHQYEVVLKYYLDKLRSSVEFQKQTIRIVVAILDAFHYNLSKYKEPASSVIAITNTEEVKQPDPLPSNDEDSVLDSIPDMDEKLDEALADDTINPDELEPKSGNSSQINIPAMQRELILSQFAARRLVFSISKGLLPQLNRSIMARTQHENSHKVNRRKTGFEREEEEILRVPIALAVVKLLQKLPAGVLEENLPGILMKLCTFLKSRLDSVRRITRETMQKIMITLGPEYLCHLLKEMNNILTKGFQVHVLVYTIHAVLVSLKPYYKPLHINENLHSILSVCKVDLFGLTGEEKEIAGIVKNVSEAKSTKSFDIFHILAQFITESCLLDLIMPLKNALLKTHSYKIIRKVVECLRQVVLGLADNTFIEINKMLTFLYGVISESIPDLLLASKPKQITEKEAEIKARQKPDCLIVAPEPKNRMGVKAQAKTSSNTNAHIMVEFGLRLYHILLKRDRISAPELKSYLDPVVSILSDCLKSQHVKLTTLALQCLNWILKTDLPSVKTYVTEICSSMFNILHKYAAAGLSKGDNFDLVTAAFKCMSVLVRDVKDFTITSEQLKILILYAEQDLHDYDKQGTAFTLLRAILSRKLIVPEMHDVMEKVAKLSVTSELDHVRQQARSIFHIFLMEYPLGKFLEKHLSFYLTQLSYEVKSGRLSALEMIHGIITGFPLTVLSQHSGLFFLMVGARLVNDEDPDCRKLCAKCIKEMIIRLPHNDKNKLFDIILLWLKELKVSHRRLAAQLCGIFITVEKEEFESHLADLLPLVLKQFNDTDSDDSEPGRFVRIKKQDIPDSGDFQKNKMKLGNSERMRDHHLFQVLQMLLKLSSNCPSFLKDEKYEDTVCILAAHSQSLLAHPHLWVRLAAAQLIGFILAAIDVGRVADALENPEKYADQKGYIYADPVATIKSLALDLAAQLQPELVFEDLADQVVKNLIFVARALKSFHVKDGKKPVNHSNSENDGDRISLFWLVKRMRKVVNVEVTQSPKSTAMRTAVFKWTAGVVATVPVENLNPVLFHLMSPLVREMTTTEESNAPLRHLAKDVATMIKKSLGSEEYMKLLSKVQQKLDTKRAEKKKSRTQEFITDPELAAKRKIARQQKKKEAKKRKMETMKGRKSFSKKPRREVNLDAS from the exons ATGAAGAATAAACCGACCCGTCATAAGGAATCAAACACCTTTAAG TTTAAGCCCTTCTCTGAGCGTATAGCTGACATCGACGTTGATGTATTTCATCGGGTATCCCATCGCAATGAAGCAGAAAGTGACGAGGTGGAAACACATTTTTACCAATGTCTCCATAAATGGAGCGTTCTTAACCTCACAgagaattatacaaatttgaaaaaagaacttCGAGGCATTGTCACGCTGCCACAACTGTTGAACAGCAAAGAACACGTTATCGATGCTCTTTTGAGATATCTCAGATTAAAGGATACTCTTTGTCTACAGCCGATACTTGA ATTAGTAATCGCTGCTGCACGAGATCTTCAGAAAGAATTCTATGAATACTTTCCTCAATTCTTGACAGTGATAATAGATTTGCTACATACAAACGATGCTGAGCAGCTGGAATATACTTTTACAGCATTGGCTTACCTGTTTAAATTCTTGTGGCGGTACTTGATCAAGAATGTTGATGCGGTGTTTGATTTGTTGTTACCATTACTGGCTGAGTCAAAACCAACTTACATCAATAATTTTGCTGCCGAAAGTTTTGCATTTGTAGTAAGGAAAGTCAAAGATAAGAATGCATTTTTAAAACTGTTAATCAATGCTTTAGAAAAAAGACCAGATGGAGTATCAGGGTgcggaaaattattatttcaagtcATCCAAGGAACAACTGGCCAGTTTCATTCCTGCGCTGAACAAATGTTGACGCTTTACATTGGCAGCCTAGAAAATGAGTCAATAAATAAGCAAATTTTATACGGCATTCTTCAACAAGTTGTTCAATGCTTAGTCAACTCCATACATCCAcaaaaaagcgaaaatttttggaatgtTTCTCTTCGATTGGCAGATctgtttttagaaaattatgaaaaattaggTGAACATACGGATGAATTGAAAACGGAAAAAGAGAATGCACTATTCCTGCTCTATACTTTATTGCTAGAAGTAGTGAATCATAAAGATGGAAGGATGCTTGTTCATCCCAATCTATTGATAAACCAGCTGGTCAAAGCACtggatttctttgaaaataaagaaacaactGTAGGTGGTGACAAAGTAATCACGAAGGCCTTGGCTAAACTTTCTGGATCAGTTCTTTTGGCTCAAAACGTAAAACTTACGCaggaaaattcgaataaacttgtactgaaaatattggcCATATCAGATGCCGAGATTTTGCTTTCAGTAGTGGAGCAACTAATTTCTTATTCGTCATTTGAAACATTGGTATTACCACATTTCATGACCTACAGTTTTCAAACTGGCTTCGACAGCAATATTTTGcgacttttttctaaaataataGTTGTCAAATCACCTCTCTGTCTTAACGGTACCAAATTGAAAGAATGGACCAGGTACAATCTGAATATCCGTAATATTCCAGGtgaaagtttgaattatatGCAAAATAAATTAGCAGGACTCAATAATAATGCACCATCAGAAGATTCACTGCGAATGTTGATAATATTACCTCACTTGAGCCCTGTGCCAAAGATATGTGAGGAAACATTGTTAGAAgctacaaaaaatatttatagaaaattgaaaacattcgTCGATGGTAATTCAGACCTGAAACTCGACTTGTTAAGTTTCACTTTCCTCTTGGCGATTGAATCTGTTGCACACATTTTAAAGCCAAACGAATTTTACAACTATATTATCAATCATGACATAAATTTATCTGAACTGATAGATAAGTATTCGACAATGAGAAGCATACTCTGTGCTGTAGATTTGTGCTTGTCGCACATTGTCAATTCAGAAGTCGAAAATGACCTGATAAATGTAGATCTGTTCAATTCACTAAATGAAAGTTTGGCACCATTATTAGGATCTCCGTACCATAAGGACAGACTCGTGATAGCCCacatttattctttattcaGTAATGTAAAAGATATTTTTGCAACGAATGATCAAGGTGATAAAAACTTCTTAGCACTACCATATTTAGCTGAGGCTGAGCCGTCAACAGTCCATTCCTATAGAGATAAATTGCTACCCCTGCAAGGTCTTGCGTTTGAAAGTATTCTGCTAAGTAAGTTTGATTcaaagtatttgaaatttcctATATATTGTCTGTTTGGAAATTtgtatgtaaatttttcattgctaTGGGATCcaataatgaaattaattgcttCGTACGCCCACAAGCAATGCGATGCATTTTGGCCAATATTTATATCAAAATTGACAAGTGTCAAAATACCTGACGAATCGAAAACTACCAGCTTGCCTACATTTGATTGTGACATTACTTCCATGCTCTTGTTTCAAGTGTTTGGTAATGACGACAAACCTGATTACAATAACTACAGTTTACTTCTTTGGAAGTGTATGGCATTATTTCCTGACttttgtgaaatgaaaaacagagATTTAACTGGAATATTCATCGATTTCGttgagagtaactttttcaaatctaaCAGCGAAGATGCTAAATCTTGGAGTATTAAGAAACATGAGGGTGACAATGAATTGGCAAATCAAATTGTCCAGGAAAACGAAGACGATGATGACATAGATCATGAGAAAGCCACTAAGAATGATTTAGCAACGAATAAAATATCGTTTGACGGTAAACATAAAATCAAGCTTCTCTTGGCGCAgatggaaatattttcaaaagtaaaaaatccaaGAACTTTGTACCGAGAAGCtgatatgtataaaatttatttagaaCTACTTGCCTCCAAAAACAGTGAAGTTCAAAAATCTGCTCTCAACTGTCTGTTCACTTACAAACACAAGTACCTAGTGCCGTACAAGGAACACCTATACAATCtaatagatgaaaaaagtttgaagaatGAGTTAGCTTTGTTTAATATTGATAAAGAAAGTAACATGATACAAGACGATCACAGAGAAGGATTGCTCCCGATTCTTATGAGAATAATTTATGCTAAAATGGTGATGAGGACAGGAATGAGAACCGGGGGAAAGGCCGGTGGTCTTGTTAGAAGAACTATCGTACTACGATTCCTGGCTGGAACTCAAGAAGACGAGATGATGATATTCATCAGCATGGCCTTTAAGctttttcataaatatgtACCAATAGCTTCTGAAGAAGAATTCAATTTGAACGAAATGGTGAGAGATGTGGTTAATAATCTGGATTTATCCAACATTATTCCACCGAAACGACTACAAAGCTCCGTGAATTTATTGGCAATTGTAATCGAACAGTTTGGTGGTAAAATGTCAAGTAAATTGTTACCTCGTTTGTTGGGGATACTAATTTGTATACTAGCACAAGTAACTGGAATATCACAACGTTCGGACGATGTTCATCCCGGATACATGTCTTCAATACGAAACCTGCGTAGCAGTTGTCTGAACATACTATCtaggtttttttctcattatgaAAGCTACGAATGGACTGAATACGAAATAGATGCGCTGTttgctgttgctgtttttCCGTGGCTcgaaaagttaccaattgaAGGTATCCACAGTCCAACGGCACTCTTAAAACTCTTCATAGCTTGGAGCCAGAATCCAAGGTACTACCCCTTGTTCGCAAAacatttcgaaaataatttggcACTAACACCTCTGCCATATGTTATACAATTATTGTTGGGGCCTAAAACGCACGGTTCTGTGATAAACGCGATTATGGAAATGATCGAGAAAATGCTGACGCTGCAGGATTATGgcataattgataataatgtcAATCAAATGGACGTtgacaaaaagtttttcccaatAATATTGACCAATAATATTCTGGAAATCAACCAAGGGAGCACCCGTTGTCCCACAGATAATATCAATTACGGATCAGCTCTGCTACTGCCTCACGTACCAAATATATTGGAGTATATAAAGAAGAAGTTGAACAAGAGCAACAAGGGAGTAAACAGAATCGAACTGGTCGTATTATCGCGTGTATCCGAATTCGTTGAAGACTCTGAAACATGCGATACACTGTTGACATTGCTTTTGCCAATTCTTGTTAAAAAAGCCACAACTGGTGCAAGCGAAGAGATTGTAATTCAGCTGGTTTCCACCATCTTTAATCttatgaaaattgttgaacaCCCAGAGAAGCACTTACGACTTATCGTTCCACTTACCGGTGCGATTACAGCTGTATCAGCTAGAAAATCCCTGATGCGattgtacaatattatatcGGAAGGGTCATCAGAACGACACCGTGATCTTATGATACGCAACTGCAAACTGCTTGTTGATTTGAATGCCTGGGATAGTAAATGGATCGATCAACCAGACTTTGATAAAAGGCTAGAAGCGTTCAAGGAAGTAAACACGTTACTGGAGGAAAATGCTCTCACACTTGAGTTTGGCGCAGCAATAATATACAattgctttttctttttgaaaactgaGAAAGATCTTGCGCTTAGAGATTTGTCAGGACAGTGCTTAAAAACAATTGCTCCGAAATTGGTCAGAAAGTACAAGGACAGGCACTTAGAGAAGCATTATCTGATTGATGAAACCATTTTGTCAATTGTACGAATGGGTATTCGggataaaaacgaaattgtACGCAACCAGTCTATTGCTCTTCTGGGCCAATTAGCAATGGAATGTTCCGATGTTCATCCAGTGCTCCGAGATCTTCATCCACTGAGTAATAAGGCTGATCCAGAAGTggacgtttttgaaaatttgcaacaCTTACAACTACACAGAAAAGCACGAGCACTGCTTAAATTTTGCTCGGTTGCAAAAACCTGGAATAGATCTCCAAATCCAAAAACATTGACGCAATTCATACTACCGCTCGCGTCTTCTTACTTGTGCTCCGAatcttttgtaaataaaaatagtatcGTTGATGCTGCGATCGAAACAGTTGGCACTGTGTGTAGACTGTTGCCCTGGCATCAGTACGAAGTTGTTCTCAAATACTATCTGGATAAATTGAGGTCTTcagttgaatttcaaaaacaaactaTAAGAATTGTTGTTGCTATACTAGATGCGTTCCATTACAATCTTTCAAAGTACAAGGAGCCTGCAAGCTCTGTAATCGCTATAACGAATACAGAGGAGGTGAAACAGCCAGATCCATTACCTAGTAATGACGAGGATAGTGTGCTTGATAGTATTCCAGATATGGATGAGAAGTTGGATGAAGCATTGGCTGATGATACGATAAATCCTGATGAATTGGAGCCGAAAAGTGGCAATAGTTCACAGATAAATATACCAGCAATGCAAAGAGAGTTGATTCTTTCACAATTTGCTGCCAGAAGACTAGTATTCAGTATATCGAAAGGCTTGTTGCCTCAGTTGAACCGGTCAATCATGGCACGTACGCAACACGAGAACAGTCACAAGGTGAACAGAAGAAAGACGGGCTTCGAAAGGGAGGAAGAAGAGATTTTGCGAGTGCCAATTGCACTTGCTGTTGTTAAGCTACTTCAAAAGTTACCGGCAGGTGTACTAGAGGAAAATTTACCTgg CATCCTGATGAAGTTATGCACATTTCTTAAGTCTCGTTTGGATTCTGTGAGACGCATCACACGTGAAACTatgcaaaaaataatgataactttGGGGCCTGAATATCTGTGTCATTTACTCAAAGAGATGAACAATATATTGACAAAGGGTTTTCAAGTGCACGTTCTTGTGTATACCATTCATGCTGTACTTGTTTCTTTGAAACCATACTACAAGCCTCTTCATATTAATGAGAATTTGCACAGCATTTTATCG GTATGCAAGGTTGATCTGTTCGGTCTGactggagaagaaaaagagatcgCTGGTATTGTAAAGAATGTTTCCGAAGCAAAATCAACTAAAAGTTTTGACATCTTTCATATATTAGCTCAATTTATAACTGAATCTTGCTTACTCGATCTGATTATGCCATTGAAGAATGCATTACTCAAAACACACTCGTATAAAATTATCCGTAAGGTAGTTGAGTGCTTGAGACAGGTAGTTTTGGGTCTGGCTGATAATActttcattgaaataaataaaatgctaACATTTCTCTACGGCGTTATTTCTGAAAGTATACCTGATCTCTTGCTTGCATCTAAACCTAAACAAATAACTGAAAAAGAAGCTGAAATAAAGGCACGCCAAAAGCCTGACTGCTTGATCGTCGCACCTGAACCAAAGAATAGAATGGGTGTTAAAGCCCAGGCGAAAACTTCTAGCAACACCAATGCTCACATTATGGTGGAGTTTGGCCTACGACTGTACCATATTTTGTTGAAGCGAGATCGCATATCAGCACCAGAACTCAAATCCTATTTGGACCCTGTCGTATCCATATTAAGCGATTGTTTAAAGTCTCAGCATGTCAAG ctgacTACGCTTGCCCTTCAATGCCTGAATTGGATCCTAAAAACAGATCTTCCATCGGTAAAGACTTATGTTACAGAAATTTGTTCATCGATGTTCAATATACTGCACAAATATGCTGCTGCTGGATTAAGCAAAGGGGACAACTTTGATCTTGTAACGGCAGCGTTTAAATGCATGTCTGTGCTTGTACGAGATGTGAAAGATTTTACAATAACTTCAGAACAGTTGAAAATACTTATTCTCTACGCTGAACAAGATTTGCACGATTACGATAAGCAAGGAACTGCGTTTACTTTACTCAGGGCCATACTAAGTCGAAAATTAATTGTCCCTGAGATGCACGATGTAATGGAGAAAGTTGCCAAGCTCAGTGTAACGTCGGAATTAGATCACGTCCGGCAACAAGCACGTTCTATATTTCATATATTCCTTATGGAATATCCACTAGGAAAGTTCCTTGAAAAGCATCTTTCCTTTTACCTAACGCAATTGAGTTACGAAGTAAAGTCGGGAAGATTAAGTGCGTTGGAAATGATACATGGCATTATCACAGGATTTCCTCTG ACGGTTCTATCCCAACACTCCGGTTTGTTCTTTTTGATGGTCGGTGCAAGGCTAGTGAATGACGAAGATCCAGACTGCAGAAAACTTTGTGCCAAGTGTATCAAGGAAATGATTATTCGACTACCACATAACGATAAGAACAAATTATTTGATATCATACTCCTGTGGCTAAAAGAACTTAAG GTTTCCCATAGACGACTAGCAGCACAGCTTTGTGGTATTTTCATTACCGTGGAAAAAGAGGAATTTGAATCACATCTTGCCGACCTGCTTCCACTTGTGCTGAAACAGTTTAATGATACTGATTCTGATGACTCAGAACCAGGTCGATTTGTGAGGATAAAAAAACAAGACATTCCAGATTCAGGCGATTttcaaaagaataaaatgaaactcgGCAATTCAGAAAGAATGAGAGACCACCACTTGTTCCAAGTTTTACAGATGTTGTTGAAATTATCATCGAATTGTCCtagttttttgaaagatgaaaaatatgaagataCCGTGTGCATATTAGCTG CACACAGCCAATCGTTACTGGCACATCCTCATCTGTGGGTTCGTTTAGCAGCAGCACAGCTCATTGGATTTATTTTGGCTGCTATCGATGTTGGAAGAGTAGCTGATGCTCTTGAAAACCCAGAGAAATACGCTGATCAGAAAGGCTACATTTATGCGGACCCAGTTGCCACGATAAAAAGCTTGGCCCTGGACTTGGCTGCACAGTTACAGCCCGAACTTGTATTTGAAGATCTAGCTGATCAGGTGGTGAAAAATCTAATATTTGTTGCTCGCGctttgaaatcttttcacgtTAAAGATGGGAAAAAACCTGTAAATCATTCCAACTCAGAAAATGATGGCGATAGAATATCACTTTTTTGGCTCGTCAAGAGAATGCGAAAAGTTGTAAATGTGGAAGTTACACAGTCACCCAAATCTACCGCCATG AGAACTGCAGTATTCAAATGGACCGCAGGGGTGGTAGCAACTGTACCcgtggaaaatttgaatccaGTATTGTTTCATTTGATGTCACCGCTGGTTAGAGAAATGACTACAACTGAGGAAAGCAATGCTCCGTTGCGTCATTTGGCTAAAGATGTTGCAACAATGATCAAGAAAAGTTTAGGGAGTGAAGAGTATATGAAACTATTGAGCAAGGTTCAACAAAAATTGGACACCAAAAGAGctgagaagaagaaatcgCGCACACAAGAA TTTATTACGGACCCGGAATTAGCTGCGAAGCGAAAAATTGCAAGAcagcaaaagaaaaaggaggcaaaaaaacggaaaatggAAACTATGAAAGGTCGGAAGTCGTTTAGTAAAAAACCACGAAGAGAAGTCAATCTTGATGCTTCGTAG